The DNA segment GATTTCCAGGGCGAACCTCCCTATGCGGACAAGGGAAAATTCAAGAAGGCTTACGTCGATTTTCTGGATAAATTGCGTGCCGCCCACCCCGGCGTGAAGTTTTTGCTCGTTTCTACCAAAGTATGGCCGAACGACGATTTGACCCCCACGGTCAAGGCCATTTACGACTCCCAGGTGGCCTCCGGACGCTCCGATTTGGAGTTTTTGGCCATTCAGACCGAAAATTCGGCCCTTTTGGGGCACCCTTCTGTCCATTCTCACCGCGAAATGGCCAATACTATGCGCCCAATTGTGGCAAAATTGGCAAAATGGTTGAGTCGCTAACGCAAAATTTTATTTATCTTTAACCTCAAGGTATAATTTTGGGGATACCCGCATGTCAAAGATAATGGAAAAGATATACGCCCTCTTTAGGATGAACATCCTGATCTTTGTGCTGTTGCTTGTGACCGTGATAGCCCTGTTCGCCTATCGTAACGGTCTCGACGACATCGTGTTCCTCAATCTCGCCGATTACCCCTACATTATCGCCCAGACGGACTCCGTCGACGGCGGCTCGTCGGCTATCGCGATGGAGCGTACGGACTCCTCCATCATCGTGGACTACGAGCTCCGCGAGGGGTATGCCTACCCGTATGCCGGCGTCAAGATATTCCTCGGCGACGGCAAGACCCGCGGTAAGGACCTTTCCCGCTACGATAGTATCTTCGTGTGGGTGAAGCCCCGTGGCGAAGGTACGGTCCGCCTGTACATGCGCGGCTACGACAGCGCGTTCTACCGTGCCGAAGACGAGACCTCCCTCAAGTTCAACGAAATCGAATTTTTCCCGCTCGAAGAGACCTATCCGGCGGTGTTTGTCCCGCAGGAATTCCGCGTGGCGAGCTGGTGGGTCGCCCAGAACGCTATCAATGTGCACAAGGCCCGTGTCGACCTGAGCAATGTCCCGCTTATCGAAATCCAGACGGGCACCAATGCTCCGCTTGGTTACGGTACCCTCGAAATCAAGGGGCTCTGCTTCAAGGGCAAAAAGATTGCAAAACTCGACCTCGTTTCTATCCTGGTCGCTCTCTGGTTTGTCTCCTTCCTCATCATCTTGATTATCCGCTTCTTCGACTATAGCCGCGAACGCGCCAAGGAGAAGAAGAAGCGAGAGGAACTCGAGAAGAACCTCCGCGCCCTGGAAATCGAGAAGTCCGAGTACGAACGCTCCAGCAAGGAAGACCCGCTCACGGGTTGCCTCAACCGCGCCGGTTTCAGCAGCGTGCTCATGCGCGAGCAGGAGAACCTGAGCAAGAATGGCCGTCCGGTCTCGTTCGTGATGCTGGATATCGACCACTTCAAGCATATCAACGACACCTACGGCCACCAGGTCGGCGACGAGGTGCTGGTGAACTTGACAAAACTTATCCAGGGCAAGATCCGTAATACCGATGCCTTGGTACGTTGGGGCGGCGAAGAATTCGTGGTGCTCTGCGGCGACACGCCTATCCAGAATGCCCAGTTCCTTGCCGAAAAGCTCCGCATTGCAATTGAAAATACCGTGCTCATCAAGCAGCAGCAGGTGACCTGCTCCTTCGGTATTGCCGAGATGATTCCCGACGAAGACCCGAAGCGCCTGTTCGAGCGCGCCGACAAGGCTCTCTATGCGTCGAAGGAAGGTGGCCGTAATCGCGTTACGAGCGCCACATATAAGCGTACCCGCTAAATTATTGGTCTGCGGCGCCCTCGTGGCGTCGTTTTCCGCATGCACGGGGAACCGGTCCGATTCCCCGGACCTCGGTGTCGGGTTCAGGCCCGTCCAGCTGCACTGGTCTGCTGCCGAGGGGGTCGACCCGGATGCAGAAATGCCGGGCAAGGACGAATGCGTGATTCGCGTCACGGCTGCGGTGATGGCTGCTCCCGAGGTTCACGCTTCCAAGGTTGCCGAACTGGAGTACTCGGCTACCTTCGCTCCCGACAGGGAAAGGGCCGAATGGTTCGTTTTCAAGGGAAATTGCCGGAACATGGCGGCCAAGGGAGCTCCCGAATGCCACTGGACGGCCGAGTGTGGTCCTAGAAAAGTCGTTGTAAATTTCCACAACGAACTCTAGGGGGGGTGACTCGTTTTTTTTAGTTTACAAAAGTATCTTTATCATGAGGGTCTTAGGTTGGGTTAAAACCTTGCTTTTTAACGAAATAAAGGACCGATAG comes from the uncultured Fibrobacter sp. genome and includes:
- a CDS encoding GGDEF domain-containing protein gives rise to the protein MSKIMEKIYALFRMNILIFVLLLVTVIALFAYRNGLDDIVFLNLADYPYIIAQTDSVDGGSSAIAMERTDSSIIVDYELREGYAYPYAGVKIFLGDGKTRGKDLSRYDSIFVWVKPRGEGTVRLYMRGYDSAFYRAEDETSLKFNEIEFFPLEETYPAVFVPQEFRVASWWVAQNAINVHKARVDLSNVPLIEIQTGTNAPLGYGTLEIKGLCFKGKKIAKLDLVSILVALWFVSFLIILIIRFFDYSRERAKEKKKREELEKNLRALEIEKSEYERSSKEDPLTGCLNRAGFSSVLMREQENLSKNGRPVSFVMLDIDHFKHINDTYGHQVGDEVLVNLTKLIQGKIRNTDALVRWGGEEFVVLCGDTPIQNAQFLAEKLRIAIENTVLIKQQQVTCSFGIAEMIPDEDPKRLFERADKALYASKEGGRNRVTSATYKRTR